Genomic DNA from Solanum pennellii chromosome 3, SPENNV200:
ACAAAAGTATGTGATTGTTTGACCATGTTGTTCTTTTTCAAATGACAATTGATGAATTGTGACACGAAGTAGGGAGCATTATGAAAAGAATAAGTTAGACTTGGGGATGATTAAGATTGCATGAACTCCCCTCAATTATTGACAAGAATAATTGTTCTCCATGAGCTAAAATGATCACAAAATTGCTCTTATCAGGTATGTTATATATTGATGGAGGTTAACATTGTATAAAGTGAAACAGTTGAGCACTCATGTTCCATGTATTAATTGTTCTAATACAGAAAAAAATTAACCGTCCAAGCGCAAGAGTCtcattctttcaaatttttctcTCTCACTTTGTCttcttggattttttttttctctattccACCTTGAACTCTCATCTAGAAATCAAAAGTGTCAACAAGATGCCATTATCTTAGAGATGGCATGAAAAAAACAAGGATAAAATGATTTCCATTGTAAGTTTTGAGGAATACTCAATTCCAATTCATGCAtggtttttccaaaaaaaaaaataaacaaaattgaatAGATGAACCATGCTGACCTATATGCATCAATGAGGAAAACTGCTACTCCAATGAAAAGGTTGAAGTAATAATTCACTGATAAGATGTTGAACTGGAGGTTGGTCATATTgcttatgaaaaaaaatcagataTGACTTTAAACTCTAAAGATTTTTCTTGATAAAGATTGTTGACACTACTATCTCCACTTGTTCCATTCTTTTCTTCACTTCCAATGTTAGTGCCTCTGAATTTATTCTATTCATGTcaagtatttgttttttttattagtgCTCAATAGTTTTTGCTTCATTCAGTATGACTTCGAtcttaaataaaacattatcTGGTAGTTTAGTGGATTGATTATTGATTGCTTTAATGGATCATGTTCTTGCTCTCTATAATACATTATTATGTTGCATGAAGTCGTTATCTGATTGTCTTAGTGATAGCCAGTGACCATGAATAGTTTAACTGATCAATCTAGCTCGTAATTATAGGATTGACATAGCTTTtcaatgatgccaaaagggggaagatAAGAGTTGTGCAGTGTTTATAACCATTGACTAACTTGTTTCATGTTAGTATTTCATGTTTCAGTGTCTATAGATAAAACTGTTTGAATGCACAAAGAAAAGaggtttgtcatcatcaaaaagggggaatttgtTGGAATTTATacagttttgatgattgacaaagaaagaagaaacatgTCAGTCAACACAGTCCAAAGGTACACTGTCACGAGCTATTGAATTCGAGAAagctttttaaaaatgaataaagacAAGAGTGCAGAAATAAAAGAATGGATAATGTTAATTTCGTGAGAAACCCCAAGGAAATAAACATCTGATTAATTAAAGAGAAAGAATCAATGAGTTTGATTTGAAGAAGGAGACTAAAGAGGCAAGTAATTTTAATTGAAGAAGGAGTCTCACTTAAAGTAGAACTCTTAAAGTTACTGTTGAATTGAAGTGTTGGAGTTCGACTACAATACAACAAAATCAATGAATGTAATTTGAACGAGAAGTCCAAAGAAGGTAGGAGTTTGAATTGAAGAAGGAGTCTTACTTGAAGTAGAACTCTAAGTCAAGTGAGTTCAAGTTAATAAGAGTTTGAAGTTAACAATAACTCTATGATAAATTGTTCTTAAATAGAAGTGAAGTCTTCCAGAATAGGTGTGCACTTACAGAGCAAAAGAGCGATTGAGAAATTCACTTCGCAAGTGCTACCAGCGAACTGAAAGAACACATCGAAGAACCCGATCCTTTACAGAGTTTATGTGTTTAGGATTTTTTCTTTGTGAATAAGTCTTGATATAATCTTAGTTCAGTGATTTATAAACTTAACTAGGATTGTTGTCTTAGGGTTGTGATAACTCAAAGAGTTGGGAACACATACCTTGGGAGGTTTGTGTTGAAGTTTAGGAATTAGAGTTAGTTCCTAGGATTACAAGAGTTGTAGTTCAAATCCGTAACTTGAAGTTAAGGTAGGTTGTAAAGTTTGTAATCTATCTTTTGTGGAGGCTCGTAGTTGATTTAGTGAAGTTGGAGTTAAAGCATGTAAGGGTACAGGTCGTGGTTTCTAAACCTTTTGAGCCGGGTGTTTCCACGTAAAAATAGTGTGTTTGTACTTACTGTCTTTACTGCTTTGTTGGAACACGTTAGGCAACCTGTTTCACTTAggttaaaagttaaaatcagTAAATTATTAGGTCGTTTAGAATATCAATGGTGCACTACAAGTTGCAGCAAATTCGGTGTTTCATGAGCGTACTAAACACATCGAGATAGACCGTCATTTCATCAGGTAGAATATACAAGAGGGGATTATCAAGATAGTACATGTAGGTACAATGGATCAATTAGCAGATATATTAACCAAGGGATTGCCACGACTACAACATGAGAACCTAATAGGCAAGCTGATAGATATTACAAGAGGTAAATAAGTCATTTGGAATATCTGTCATTTCATCATGTAGAATATACAAGATGAGTAATGAAATTGGCATAACATGATAATGAGTTAAGGGTAAATAAGTCATTAGCAATGATAGATATTacaattagttagttagtatTGCTGGACACGAACAGTGATAAATACATTGTGATATAACAATActcattcattcttttttcttcattcactcaataaaatctctcttttctcttcttagcTTATGTTTTTCCAGTGAGTAGTGTTAATTGAGTTTGAGTGATCATCATGTACAGAGTCCTATATCAAGGATAATCTCTCAtaatgagctagcttttggggttgagttaggcccaagtgtaatatatcattaaatcaatttttgtttgaGATTAAATGAAtctagaaaaatgaaaaagtgaatAGAAACAACATTCCATTTATTGAATTGACATGTCCAAAAAGGTTAAGATACATGAACATGACAGAACTAGTAAGTAAGTAAAGTGAAGTGATGAAGCTGcatttatatatgtatgcaaAGCTTACTTATTCTGAACAAGAGGTCGATCGATCGTTCACAAgcacataatattttttcaatcaaCAAGTGTAACCAGTAGGATATTTTTTTCCACACACGTTGAGAAGGATGTTTAGAGAGAGTGGTATATCCAAATTAATTCCCAGCACATCTGCTTTTAGGGCTGTGCACAAGCAAACCGCGGCCTCTAGGTCCACCAGTCCGTCAATCAAACTGCAGCATGACGAAGTTGGAGTAGTCCCGATAATTACACCCACCAAATCAGTAAGTATATTAGCACATGccccaaatttcaaaatatcagTTGAACAGTCTGCACTTACAAGAGCAAAGAAGAGGAGATTAAGTGATAAGAAAAGGGTAATAGAGGCCTGATTTTTGGAAGCCATGTCAACAAGCTAAGGTTAGGCCTAATTAATAACGTAgtttaattgatgattgaaTTCATGTGCTAGTAACGATGGCTATTTATACTAGTTGAATATTGCCTATTGGTAGTGCATggcttttaaaatatttaggatttgatttaattaataagtataATTAGTACTTTAATTACATGTTTCCTGCACATGCTACATCTATTTTAGAATTGCATATAATCAGTATTGTGGCCATTTTTTTCTACTCAAAAgtcattatttgaaaattatttttcactttgACACGTAATCAACAAGTGTATTACACACTATTGTATATTTGGGTGATAGTAAAATAAATGTCAAAATGACACTATGTCACAATGAGACCCTTTataaggtgtctaaaatgaataGATCATAGTTAAGATGTCTAAGTGAATTTTAGTGACAACTTTAGGAGGTCACCGATGGATTTGGCCTATTTTTAATccatatatatgataattacaTCCATATAACTATCATTTTTTCCCACAAAAGTCACATAACTatctttttaaacatatggGACACAGCCAATATACAGTAAAATCTCTCTAAGTTAATActcgataaattaataatctctctaaaaaaatatttttctccgaTCCCGATTTGGATCAGtggaaaaatcatcaatttcgataagataatatatttccAGTAAaccctatataaatatatggtctcattaatattataaattaataattctttaatagTACTAATATATCaaagacaatttagtgaaatatgattcTATTGTGTTATGTTTTTTCTTAAGATTTAAATCTAGCCGAAGTTcatctctaacttttcttattgcatccaaGAGCTCCGGTATTGTCTTTTCGAACTGCAGCATAAAATGTGATGAGTTATGAATGTgataagtgtttccttataCGTAATTGGTTCCAAAGATATAGTACCATCTgcaacttcatcatcaacattgatTTTCCCGATGCTATTCGCAATTTCTTCTAAGCTCGGGATCTCTAAACATGTATCACTTTCACCCGGATAATTCAATAGGTTATTGACatccattttattttagtaaCAGGTATTATTCGTCAATAACTTCAAGTTCATGAATCATGTTTTCACAAGTAGGTTCATTTAAATTCTTTGAGATTGCATCCCCCGAACGAATTGCACAGTGTCGAAAACAACATGCTATTGTCTTAGATATACTTGTTGTCCAAACATGAATTGCAAAATTGATAGCATCCAAAACATTAATCTTTCGTGGATTACTTTGTTCCACTTTATAGTCTTCTAATATCCATCGATAAAATCTGTTCGATATTACATCTTGAAAGCTCTTATTATCCCAACATCACAAGGTTGaaattag
This window encodes:
- the LOC107013050 gene encoding 14 kDa proline-rich protein DC2.15-like — encoded protein: MASKNQASITLFLSLNLLFFALVSADCSTDILKFGACANILTDLVGVIIGTTPTSSCCSLIDGLVDLEAAVCLCTALKADVLGINLDIPLSLNILLNVCGKKYPTGYTC